The following are from one region of the Phormidium sp. PBR-2020 genome:
- a CDS encoding acylphosphatase has protein sequence MTSQETLNDLPTTAIRVLISGRVQGVGFRYSTQQKAQELGISGWVRNRRNGAVEAVFEGAPTSVQTAVAWCHHGPPTAEVTHVETFREATQDLCRFDIRPTT, from the coding sequence ATGACCAGCCAGGAGACTCTTAACGATCTGCCCACCACCGCAATCCGAGTTTTGATTTCTGGGCGAGTTCAAGGAGTTGGCTTCCGGTATTCGACACAACAGAAAGCCCAAGAACTGGGGATTTCCGGATGGGTTCGTAACCGCCGCAATGGTGCGGTTGAAGCCGTTTTTGAAGGTGCGCCTACTTCCGTTCAAACCGCCGTCGCCTGGTGTCATCACGGACCCCCGACGGCAGAGGTGACTCATGTCGAGACCTTCCGGGAAGCGACCCAGGATTTATGCCGATTTGACATTCGGCCGACAACCTGA
- a CDS encoding ABC transporter ATP-binding protein, whose product MSYLAGHKRIQILKQVDLTIERGQVQLLMGPSGSGKTTLLSILAGLLAPTDGSVCLLGEEITRMSRQQLSQFRLNRLGFIFQGFNLFPALTAAENVELALNLKGIRGRNARQSAQEMLERVGLGDKGQNRPRDLSGGQKQRVAIARALVTQPEIVMADEPTAALDSKSGHAVMELLRRLAIDDDVTVLMVTHDPRILDVADSVTYLEDGEIRKG is encoded by the coding sequence ATGTCGTACCTTGCGGGTCATAAGCGGATTCAGATTCTCAAACAGGTGGATCTGACCATTGAGCGGGGTCAGGTGCAACTGCTTATGGGACCGTCTGGTTCGGGGAAAACGACCCTCTTGTCGATTTTAGCGGGACTGTTGGCGCCGACGGACGGCTCGGTCTGTCTGCTGGGCGAGGAAATTACTCGTATGTCTCGGCAACAGTTATCTCAGTTTCGCTTAAATCGCTTGGGCTTTATCTTTCAAGGCTTTAATCTCTTCCCGGCCCTGACGGCGGCGGAAAATGTGGAGTTGGCTCTCAATCTCAAGGGGATTCGTGGACGCAATGCCCGTCAGTCGGCTCAGGAGATGCTGGAACGGGTGGGTTTGGGGGATAAAGGTCAGAATCGCCCTCGGGACTTGTCTGGGGGGCAAAAACAACGGGTGGCGATCGCCCGGGCGTTGGTGACGCAACCGGAGATTGTCATGGCGGATGAACCAACGGCGGCGTTGGATTCCAAAAGCGGTCATGCGGTGATGGAGTTATTACGTCGCTTGGCGATTGATGATGATGTGACGGTGTTAATGGTGACTCATGATCCTCGGATTCTGGATGTGGCGGATTCGGTGACCTATTTGGAGGATGGGGAGATTCGGAAGGGGTAG
- a CDS encoding DUF3155 domain-containing protein — protein sequence MARRRKRKSRRRQEGRRILEHVPQYSIESGQDKPVTAARKYIKSEQIAPPALLLVKRNEHTTDRYFWAEKGLFGAQYVEENHFLFPSLRLVIEQQEKIQAATTSS from the coding sequence TTGGCAAGAAGACGCAAGAGAAAGAGCCGTCGCCGTCAAGAAGGACGAAGAATCTTAGAACACGTGCCTCAGTATAGTATTGAGAGCGGTCAAGATAAACCCGTCACGGCTGCACGTAAGTATATCAAATCTGAGCAAATTGCGCCTCCGGCACTACTTTTAGTCAAGCGCAACGAGCATACGACTGATCGCTACTTCTGGGCAGAGAAAGGTCTTTTTGGCGCGCAATACGTCGAAGAGAACCATTTTCTGTTTCCCAGTTTGCGGTTAGTGATTGAACAGCAGGAGAAAATCCAGGCAGCAACCACCAGTTCCTAA
- a CDS encoding NAD(P)H-quinone oxidoreductase subunit N, giving the protein MDVANLASQLNAETILPEGIVLTTLLLVLIVDLISGRKSAKWTPYVAIVGLLAAVAALTLQWDNPMPLAFLGGFNSDPLSLVFRGVIALSTAVTLLMSVRYVEQSGTSLAEFIAILMTATLGGMFLAGANELVTVFVALETLSISSYLLTGYMKRDTRSNEAALKYLLIGASSSAVFLYGVSLLYGLSGGQTQLDEIAVVIANSPDSQAIGMAIALVFTITGIAFKISAVPFHQWTPDVYEGSPTPVVAFLSVGSKAAGFAIAIRLLVTAFGSMTEQWHFVFTALAILSMVLGNVVALAQTSMKRMLAYSSIAQAGFVTIGLLAGTDAGYASMMFYLMVYLFMNLGAFTCVILFSLRTGTDRISEYAGLYQKDPLLTLGLSICLLSLGGIPPLAGFFGKIYLFWAGWQAGLYGLVLLGLVTSVVSIYYYIRVVKMMVVKEPQEMSDVVRDYPEVRWNLPGMRPLQVGLVVALVFTSVAGILSNPLFTLANDAVIKSPVLQSATTEVPTVARVIQAPDL; this is encoded by the coding sequence ATGGATGTTGCCAACCTTGCCTCTCAGCTTAATGCTGAGACGATTTTGCCAGAGGGCATCGTTCTGACAACCCTCCTGCTCGTCCTCATTGTGGATCTCATCAGCGGCCGCAAATCCGCCAAATGGACGCCTTATGTGGCGATTGTCGGGCTGTTAGCTGCTGTGGCTGCTCTGACCCTACAATGGGATAACCCCATGCCCCTCGCGTTTCTAGGGGGCTTCAATAGCGACCCCTTGAGTTTGGTTTTTCGGGGCGTTATTGCCCTGTCCACCGCTGTCACTCTGCTCATGTCGGTTCGCTATGTGGAGCAAAGTGGAACCTCCCTGGCAGAGTTTATCGCTATTTTGATGACCGCTACCCTCGGCGGGATGTTTCTCGCGGGGGCCAATGAACTGGTCACGGTGTTTGTGGCCCTCGAAACCCTCAGTATCTCCTCCTACCTGCTGACGGGCTATATGAAACGGGATACCCGCTCCAATGAAGCGGCCCTAAAATACTTGTTGATTGGAGCTTCGAGTTCTGCGGTCTTCCTCTATGGAGTCTCCCTCCTCTACGGACTCTCCGGTGGACAAACTCAACTCGATGAAATTGCAGTTGTAATCGCCAATAGCCCCGACTCTCAGGCGATTGGCATGGCGATCGCCCTGGTGTTTACGATTACCGGTATTGCCTTCAAAATCTCGGCGGTTCCCTTCCACCAGTGGACACCCGATGTCTATGAAGGTTCTCCCACTCCTGTGGTGGCCTTCCTCTCCGTTGGCTCAAAAGCCGCCGGATTTGCGATCGCCATTCGCTTGCTGGTGACCGCCTTTGGCTCCATGACAGAGCAATGGCATTTTGTCTTTACGGCCCTGGCCATCCTGAGTATGGTCTTGGGAAATGTCGTGGCCCTGGCCCAAACCAGCATGAAACGGATGTTGGCCTACTCCTCCATTGCCCAAGCGGGATTCGTCACCATTGGCCTCCTGGCGGGAACGGATGCCGGCTATGCCAGCATGATGTTCTATCTCATGGTTTACCTGTTTATGAACCTGGGAGCCTTCACCTGTGTGATTCTCTTCTCCTTACGGACGGGAACCGATCGCATTAGTGAATATGCCGGACTCTATCAGAAAGATCCCCTCCTCACCCTCGGCTTAAGCATCTGTCTATTGTCCCTCGGTGGGATTCCCCCCCTAGCGGGTTTCTTCGGCAAAATCTATCTCTTCTGGGCCGGTTGGCAAGCGGGACTCTATGGCCTAGTCCTGCTGGGATTAGTCACCAGTGTGGTCTCGATTTACTACTACATTCGCGTCGTCAAGATGATGGTGGTCAAAGAACCCCAGGAAATGTCCGATGTGGTGCGCGATTATCCCGAGGTTCGCTGGAATCTGCCGGGAATGCGGCCGCTACAGGTGGGATTAGTGGTGGCCTTAGTCTTTACCTCGGTGGCTGGGATTCTCTCGAATCCTCTGTTTACCTTGGCCAATGATGCCGTCATCAAGTCCCCAGTCTTGCAATCGGCAACCACAGAGGTTCCTACGGTGGCCAGGGTCATTCAAGCCCCAGATCTCTAG
- the leuC gene encoding 3-isopropylmalate dehydratase large subunit: MSKGTLFDKVWQTHRVGALPSGQTQLFIGLHLIHEVTSPQAFAMLRERGLTVPFPERTLATVDHIVPTENQARPFSDVLAEEMIQALEDNCKQYGIPFNNVGSGRQGIVHVIAPEQGLTQPGMTIACGDSHTSTHGAFGAIAFGIGTSQVRDVLASQTLAMNKLKVRRIEVNGQLRPGVYAKDVILHIIRKLGVKGGVGYAYEYAGTTFEQMTMEERMTVCNMSIEGGARCGYINPDQTTYDYIQGREFAPKGEQWEQAVTWWNNIRSDADAEYDDVVVFQAEDIPPTITWGITPGQGIGVDEAIPTPESLPQSDRAIAEEAYQYMQLSPGKPIQGTKVDVCFIGSCTNGRLSDLREAAKFAQGRKVANGIKAFVVPGSEEVKRQAEAEGLDKVFTEAGFEWRNAGCSMCLAMNPDKLQGDQISASSSNRNFKGRQGSSSGRTLLMSPAMVVAAAIHGTVADVRNWID, encoded by the coding sequence ATGAGTAAGGGAACACTATTCGATAAAGTCTGGCAAACGCACCGTGTCGGGGCATTGCCGTCAGGACAAACACAATTATTTATCGGGCTACATCTGATTCATGAAGTCACCAGCCCGCAAGCATTCGCCATGTTGCGGGAACGGGGCTTGACTGTCCCGTTTCCTGAGCGCACTCTAGCGACGGTAGATCACATCGTCCCCACAGAGAACCAGGCCCGTCCTTTTAGCGATGTCCTGGCTGAAGAGATGATTCAAGCCCTTGAGGATAACTGTAAGCAATATGGGATTCCCTTCAACAATGTCGGCTCCGGTCGTCAGGGAATTGTCCATGTCATCGCTCCCGAACAAGGACTGACTCAGCCAGGAATGACCATCGCTTGTGGGGATAGCCACACCTCAACTCACGGCGCGTTTGGGGCGATCGCCTTCGGCATTGGTACCAGCCAAGTTCGCGATGTATTGGCCTCCCAAACCTTGGCCATGAACAAACTCAAGGTGCGCCGCATTGAGGTCAACGGCCAATTGCGTCCGGGGGTCTATGCCAAGGATGTGATTCTCCACATTATCCGCAAGCTCGGGGTTAAAGGTGGGGTCGGCTACGCCTATGAATACGCCGGGACGACCTTTGAGCAGATGACGATGGAAGAACGGATGACCGTTTGCAATATGTCTATCGAAGGGGGCGCTCGTTGCGGCTATATCAACCCCGACCAAACCACCTATGACTACATCCAGGGCCGTGAGTTTGCCCCCAAAGGAGAACAGTGGGAGCAAGCGGTGACCTGGTGGAACAATATCCGCAGTGACGCGGATGCTGAGTATGATGATGTGGTTGTTTTCCAGGCTGAGGACATCCCCCCCACCATCACCTGGGGCATTACCCCCGGCCAAGGGATTGGCGTGGATGAAGCAATTCCCACCCCCGAGAGTCTGCCCCAAAGCGATCGCGCGATCGCCGAAGAAGCCTATCAGTATATGCAACTGTCCCCCGGCAAACCCATCCAAGGGACGAAAGTGGATGTTTGCTTTATCGGCAGTTGTACCAATGGCCGCCTCAGCGACTTACGGGAAGCCGCCAAGTTTGCCCAAGGTCGCAAAGTCGCCAATGGCATTAAAGCCTTTGTCGTTCCCGGTTCTGAGGAAGTCAAACGCCAAGCCGAAGCCGAAGGCCTCGATAAAGTCTTCACGGAGGCAGGGTTTGAATGGCGCAATGCCGGCTGTTCCATGTGTTTAGCCATGAACCCCGACAAGTTACAGGGGGATCAGATCAGTGCTTCCTCCTCCAACCGTAACTTCAAAGGTCGTCAAGGCTCCTCCTCCGGTCGCACCCTCCTAATGAGTCCAGCCATGGTTGTCGCCGCCGCCATCCACGGCACCGTAGCCGATGTCCGCAACTGGATTGACTAA
- the leuD gene encoding 3-isopropylmalate dehydratase small subunit: MTQVKQISGRGIPLTGDDIDTDRIIPARFLRCVTFDGLGDHAFEDDRHQRKGDHPFDQEVYHGASLLVVNANFGCGSSREHAPQAINRWGIQALVGESFAEIFFGNCVAMGVPCVTADSEDVKSLQRAIANNPQLTLTLDLGTLQIQGSDGLTLSVSMPEGARQSFMEGLWDSCGQLVTQIDAVRDRASQLPYLSWA; this comes from the coding sequence ATGACTCAAGTTAAACAAATTTCCGGACGCGGCATTCCCCTAACCGGCGATGATATCGACACCGATCGCATTATTCCTGCCCGTTTCCTGCGCTGCGTCACCTTTGATGGCTTGGGTGACCATGCCTTCGAAGACGATCGCCATCAAAGGAAAGGAGATCATCCCTTTGACCAAGAGGTCTACCACGGGGCCAGTCTCCTGGTCGTCAATGCCAACTTTGGCTGTGGTTCGAGTCGTGAACATGCCCCCCAAGCCATTAATCGCTGGGGGATTCAAGCCCTAGTGGGGGAAAGTTTCGCAGAAATTTTCTTCGGTAACTGTGTCGCCATGGGGGTTCCCTGTGTCACCGCTGACAGCGAAGATGTTAAATCTCTGCAAAGGGCGATCGCCAACAATCCCCAACTCACGCTCACCTTGGATTTAGGGACTCTGCAAATTCAGGGAAGTGATGGGTTAACCCTCAGCGTCTCCATGCCCGAGGGGGCCCGTCAAAGCTTCATGGAGGGACTCTGGGATAGTTGCGGTCAGTTGGTCACGCAAATTGATGCCGTTCGCGATCGCGCGAGCCAGCTTCCCTATCTCTCCTGGGCCTAA
- a CDS encoding CO2 hydration protein, with the protein MVSTPIAPSNHPLAEYIHRLEQGQALLKDTPENVLEVVGILKSYGVVLDAYSNNLIYIAQEQFLVLFPFFKYFNGEVTLSKLLRFWWHDRINYEYAEYCMRSMLWHGGNGVDTYLDSEEFAQAAEAAIQAKVRNNPLLSLLHRLFPDFLPEQVRMSCYYSALGQFWRVMSDIFLELSDRYDAQEIRSIPDVVKHILDGLVADASRPINYSVEIKGKSYDLMPKSLGLTFLMDTAVPYVEAIFFRGTPFPGTVSYNAQAFQIPDEQGDFTYGALYADPLPIGGAGIPPTQLMQDMRHFLPEYLHEIYRHTTRQEDDIRVQICVTFQKSMFCVTTAAIQGLAPHPLTTTDPQQQAENREYLETWMNRFLSSRIREANA; encoded by the coding sequence ATGGTTAGTACTCCTATTGCTCCCTCAAACCATCCCCTGGCCGAGTATATCCACCGTCTGGAACAGGGACAGGCATTACTCAAAGACACCCCAGAGAATGTCTTGGAAGTCGTGGGGATTCTCAAAAGCTATGGTGTCGTGCTTGATGCCTACTCCAATAATCTGATTTATATTGCCCAGGAGCAGTTCTTGGTGCTGTTTCCCTTCTTTAAGTATTTCAATGGTGAGGTGACCCTCTCGAAACTCTTGCGCTTTTGGTGGCACGATCGCATCAACTACGAGTATGCCGAATACTGTATGCGATCAATGCTCTGGCATGGAGGCAACGGGGTCGATACTTATCTCGATAGCGAGGAGTTCGCCCAGGCGGCGGAGGCAGCTATTCAGGCGAAAGTCCGCAATAACCCCCTCTTGTCACTACTACATCGCCTTTTCCCAGATTTCTTGCCCGAACAAGTGCGGATGTCTTGCTACTACAGCGCCCTGGGACAGTTCTGGCGGGTCATGAGTGATATCTTTCTGGAGTTGAGCGATCGCTATGATGCCCAAGAGATTCGCTCGATTCCTGATGTGGTGAAACATATCTTGGACGGCTTGGTGGCAGATGCCAGTCGGCCCATTAACTACTCGGTGGAGATTAAGGGGAAATCCTATGATCTAATGCCCAAGTCTCTGGGGTTAACCTTCCTCATGGATACTGCTGTCCCCTATGTGGAAGCAATTTTTTTCCGGGGCACTCCCTTCCCCGGAACGGTCTCCTATAATGCCCAGGCCTTCCAAATTCCCGACGAACAGGGCGATTTTACCTATGGGGCGCTCTATGCTGACCCTTTACCCATTGGTGGGGCAGGGATTCCTCCGACCCAGTTAATGCAGGATATGCGCCATTTCCTACCGGAGTATCTCCATGAGATCTATCGGCATACTACCCGTCAGGAGGATGATATTCGGGTCCAAATTTGTGTCACCTTCCAGAAATCCATGTTTTGCGTGACGACGGCGGCGATTCAAGGGTTGGCTCCCCATCCCTTGACGACCACTGATCCACAGCAGCAAGCGGAGAATCGGGAGTATTTGGAAACTTGGATGAATCGCTTTCTGAGTTCCCGGATTCGGGAAGCCAATGCTTAG
- a CDS encoding FtsX-like permease family protein, translating into MASLARKNLLEDIPRFLIAQAGIVFAVTLVTVQMGIFRGFLKSTALIPEESDADIWISSEEMVYFELTPSLPVELLFQAREVEGVALAEPLLLPPGQWNGPGGTIAPLRLIGFDPGGELFSPWNLTQGSLARLQTPYTIIVDDSQLDALNLEGLGDRGTINSLPAEVVGITEGTQSIASSVFVFTSLETANTYATTGIGTSVNCQVDGDGNMACTNTYQRESGTSSEPTEAPPTPSPLRRSDALTHILIRAEAGEDLQGLKQRLNEALPGTQAFTSQELAQRTRDYWQNRTGIGFVLGFGAGLGVVVGIAIVGQILYSSVSDRLKEFGTLKAMGASDWVLYRVIIEQALWMAVLGYLPGMALCLGLSQWVSSSMGIIILITPASAAGIFLLTTVMCVGSGFFAIQKVTRVDPAIVFKA; encoded by the coding sequence ATGGCTTCCCTTGCGCGTAAAAATCTCCTTGAAGATATCCCTCGCTTCTTGATTGCCCAAGCCGGAATCGTCTTTGCGGTCACCCTTGTGACTGTGCAGATGGGGATTTTTCGCGGATTTCTCAAATCGACGGCCTTAATTCCCGAGGAGTCTGATGCGGATATTTGGATCTCGTCTGAGGAGATGGTCTATTTCGAGTTAACGCCATCCCTTCCCGTGGAACTTCTCTTCCAAGCTCGGGAGGTGGAGGGAGTTGCCTTAGCAGAACCCCTACTTTTACCTCCAGGACAATGGAATGGGCCGGGAGGAACCATTGCCCCCTTGCGCCTGATTGGCTTCGATCCCGGAGGCGAACTGTTTTCTCCTTGGAACCTCACCCAGGGGAGTCTCGCTCGACTGCAAACTCCCTACACCATTATCGTTGATGACTCCCAGCTTGACGCATTGAACCTAGAGGGACTCGGCGATCGCGGAACGATCAATTCGTTACCCGCCGAGGTGGTGGGCATTACCGAGGGAACCCAATCGATCGCCTCTAGCGTATTTGTTTTTACATCCCTAGAAACCGCCAACACCTATGCTACTACCGGAATCGGTACCTCGGTGAATTGCCAGGTCGATGGAGATGGCAACATGGCCTGTACCAACACCTATCAGAGAGAATCGGGAACTTCCTCTGAACCAACTGAGGCACCTCCAACGCCCTCCCCCTTACGGCGTTCTGACGCCCTAACCCATATTCTCATTCGCGCTGAGGCCGGTGAAGATTTGCAGGGGTTAAAACAGCGGCTAAATGAGGCTCTCCCAGGAACGCAGGCTTTCACCAGTCAGGAGTTGGCCCAACGCACCCGCGACTACTGGCAGAACCGCACGGGGATCGGCTTTGTGTTAGGCTTTGGGGCTGGATTGGGTGTTGTTGTTGGAATTGCCATTGTGGGGCAAATTCTCTATTCCTCGGTTTCCGATCGCCTGAAGGAGTTTGGCACGTTAAAGGCTATGGGAGCCTCGGATTGGGTACTGTATCGAGTCATTATCGAACAAGCCCTCTGGATGGCGGTGTTAGGTTATCTGCCGGGGATGGCTCTGTGTCTGGGGTTATCCCAATGGGTCAGTTCGAGTATGGGCATCATCATCTTGATTACGCCCGCCTCGGCTGCGGGAATTTTCCTGCTGACCACGGTGATGTGTGTTGGGTCCGGCTTTTTTGCGATTCAGAAGGTCACGCGGGTCGATCCAGCCATTGTTTTTAAAGCTTAG
- a CDS encoding cofactor assembly of complex C subunit B yields MDTLSLNSIAIPTLLMAVGLFFFIRASVKDRTEVLSLASDRPPEWLSRQLKDYLCERRYRVAGFDPQENRVTFEGEVRASWFLAIFLSFLAAIGFLCVALVLATLIPNLSEGIIALVFLSPLAGVFYWQRANRLEQVLVTVEEEQKTSPMRNAEGSLATIVGHRDELAALQRAMPDLQPKPSQE; encoded by the coding sequence ATGGATACACTCTCCTTAAACTCGATCGCCATTCCCACCCTCTTGATGGCTGTTGGGCTATTTTTCTTTATCCGTGCCTCGGTCAAAGACCGCACGGAAGTCCTATCCTTGGCGAGCGATCGCCCCCCAGAGTGGCTCTCACGTCAGTTAAAAGACTACTTATGTGAGCGTCGCTATCGAGTGGCAGGATTTGACCCCCAAGAGAACCGGGTCACGTTCGAGGGGGAAGTGCGGGCCAGTTGGTTCCTCGCCATTTTCCTGAGTTTCTTGGCGGCCATTGGCTTTCTCTGTGTGGCGTTGGTGTTGGCCACTCTGATTCCCAATCTGTCAGAGGGAATTATTGCCTTAGTCTTCCTTTCCCCCTTGGCGGGAGTCTTCTATTGGCAACGGGCTAATCGCCTCGAACAGGTGTTAGTGACGGTGGAAGAGGAGCAAAAAACTTCCCCCATGCGAAACGCCGAGGGAAGTCTGGCTACAATTGTTGGACATCGGGACGAGCTGGCGGCTCTACAACGAGCTATGCCAGACTTGCAGCCGAAGCCATCTCAGGAATAG
- a CDS encoding GAF domain-containing sensor histidine kinase: MSSELMLLCQEQVALLENTLGASPVVVYLAETFLGGNDHKLVPAIAKPDRRVAWDEVSVRSDRQHGPQIQLRSAEPNHPETVILSSGGPHRGKALPREGEDPSEAVGANPYGRPLGSDDEEPQSYQLVMPVMHDNIAVGLLVTARADEPWSDGDRSLVEQIAHTIALACLMEQRQQWTERSYRQQKQLQIQQHHLLHDWLHQFRNPLTALQIFGKLLVKQLPSDDPRRSYADSILRESHRLQDLFADFRGAIDAEPFLLPQASESRRPSDPYTNRTPDPLPLLPSRQDPNSHLNLTDILDPLLSSAATLAEERHLDLTVQCSDNLPAIQGNRRSLVEAAGNLIDNALKYTPAGGKIAVDVRPSSGPELGDGVAMTVSDSGVGIPPEDQARLFQRRFRGVQAQGDIPGTGLGLAIARDLVRQMGGDIWVTSPPQHPDSSFESDRGSSFVLWLPQASATEDS, translated from the coding sequence ATGAGTTCCGAATTGATGTTGTTGTGCCAGGAACAAGTGGCACTGTTGGAGAATACCTTGGGAGCCTCCCCGGTTGTGGTCTATCTCGCGGAGACCTTTCTCGGGGGGAATGACCATAAACTGGTTCCAGCCATTGCCAAGCCCGATCGCCGTGTAGCCTGGGATGAAGTCTCCGTGCGCAGCGATCGCCAACATGGCCCCCAAATTCAATTGCGCTCCGCCGAACCCAACCACCCCGAAACGGTCATCCTCTCGTCCGGGGGGCCTCACCGGGGAAAAGCGCTGCCCCGCGAGGGAGAAGACCCCAGCGAAGCCGTAGGGGCGAACCCTTATGGTCGTCCTCTCGGATCAGATGACGAGGAACCCCAAAGCTATCAACTGGTGATGCCCGTGATGCACGACAACATCGCCGTGGGCTTATTAGTGACCGCCCGAGCTGACGAACCCTGGAGCGATGGCGATCGCAGCCTGGTGGAGCAGATTGCCCATACCATCGCCCTGGCCTGTCTGATGGAACAGCGACAGCAATGGACCGAACGCAGTTACCGCCAGCAGAAACAACTGCAAATCCAGCAACATCACCTATTACACGATTGGTTGCATCAGTTTCGCAATCCCCTAACCGCCTTGCAAATTTTCGGCAAGCTGCTGGTGAAACAACTTCCTAGTGATGACCCCCGTCGCTCCTACGCCGATAGCATTCTTCGGGAGAGTCACCGACTTCAGGATCTCTTCGCGGACTTCCGAGGGGCGATCGATGCTGAACCCTTCTTGCTCCCCCAAGCCTCAGAGAGCCGCAGACCGAGCGACCCCTACACTAACCGCACTCCTGACCCCTTACCCCTACTCCCTAGCCGCCAAGACCCCAACAGCCACCTCAATCTCACCGATATTCTTGACCCCCTCCTCAGTTCCGCCGCCACTCTCGCCGAGGAGCGTCATTTGGACTTAACCGTGCAATGCTCTGACAACTTACCAGCCATCCAAGGAAACCGCCGCTCCCTAGTTGAAGCGGCGGGCAACTTAATTGACAATGCGTTGAAATACACCCCAGCCGGGGGCAAGATTGCCGTCGATGTTCGCCCCTCATCCGGCCCTGAGTTGGGGGATGGAGTCGCCATGACCGTTAGTGATAGTGGGGTGGGGATTCCCCCAGAAGACCAAGCCCGGCTGTTTCAGCGGCGTTTCCGAGGCGTGCAGGCTCAGGGTGATATTCCCGGAACCGGTTTAGGACTGGCGATCGCCCGTGATTTGGTGCGTCAGATGGGAGGGGACATCTGGGTCACCAGTCCCCCCCAACATCCCGATTCTAGTTTCGAGAGCGATCGCGGTAGTAGTTTCGTCCTCTGGCTTCCCCAAGCTTCGGCCACCGAGGACTCCTAA
- a CDS encoding WD40 repeat domain-containing protein, with protein MTLMDWTIPLHVQQLDFIKRLQELRQSPSSPLLLNHGHPGVWSEQVTIGGDRLGQIRSHCRQRILSSDPTVSVSQLWQQYLLEGLANTAATLIWSKRLTPIEETSNHFYWHQEGSASQVWVPRVQVLAVSKPATSELIRPEEVNGCDLLIWVAVEESLDDAYQDYHPIILGFLPSDRLPPQGPFTLDNLWYGGGLEGYIQLAQPQSPRSSATWLPPLMGGSNYTYPVAIAADGKTLASTSYDGRLKLWRFQESQLQQTLGGRSWSTTPSNLDSEGQTLSTRDTDSIYRTCYAANGQLLRSLPGLRSGITAILLDASGTRLICGGQEGKIEIWRVETGEKQHSFSAHDGTVRFLAISALGNTFASTGTDRRLRVWQWQDNTANLVFSKVREGISSITLSPDGSQVGCGLQNGQVEVWDVASGDLCYHLNAHSGPVRSLAISDDGISLASSSLERTLKLWKTETGHLEGLRTGQTDPLISLSPHGDGSWIELNLLQGDPPNWTHCQ; from the coding sequence ATGACCCTCATGGACTGGACGATTCCCCTGCATGTGCAACAATTGGACTTTATTAAACGCTTGCAAGAACTCCGCCAGAGTCCAAGTTCCCCGTTGCTTTTGAATCATGGTCATCCCGGGGTGTGGTCAGAACAGGTGACGATTGGGGGCGATCGCCTCGGTCAGATTCGCTCCCACTGTCGTCAACGCATCCTCTCGTCAGATCCGACGGTTTCCGTCAGCCAGTTATGGCAACAGTATTTACTAGAGGGGTTAGCCAACACCGCCGCCACCCTGATTTGGTCTAAGCGACTGACTCCCATTGAAGAGACCTCGAACCATTTTTATTGGCATCAGGAGGGGTCAGCTTCTCAGGTTTGGGTCCCACGAGTTCAGGTGCTGGCGGTGTCGAAGCCGGCCACCTCGGAGTTAATCCGTCCTGAGGAGGTCAACGGCTGTGATTTACTGATTTGGGTAGCCGTTGAGGAGTCTCTCGACGATGCCTATCAGGACTATCACCCGATCATTTTAGGCTTTTTGCCCAGCGATCGCCTGCCCCCCCAGGGGCCATTTACCTTAGATAATCTCTGGTATGGCGGGGGATTAGAAGGCTATATCCAACTGGCCCAGCCTCAATCCCCTCGCTCCTCAGCCACCTGGCTTCCCCCCCTGATGGGCGGGTCTAATTATACCTATCCCGTGGCGATCGCCGCCGACGGCAAAACTCTAGCCAGCACCAGTTATGATGGCCGCTTGAAACTCTGGCGTTTCCAGGAGAGCCAACTGCAACAGACCCTCGGTGGCCGCAGTTGGTCGACCACCCCCTCTAACTTAGACTCAGAAGGACAAACCCTGTCCACCCGAGATACTGATAGCATTTATCGCACCTGTTACGCTGCCAATGGCCAACTTCTGCGATCGCTGCCAGGCCTGCGTAGCGGAATCACCGCCATTTTGCTCGATGCCTCGGGAACAAGGCTGATTTGCGGAGGACAAGAAGGAAAGATCGAAATTTGGCGGGTTGAAACCGGGGAGAAACAGCATTCCTTTAGTGCCCATGACGGGACCGTGCGCTTTTTAGCCATTTCCGCCCTCGGAAACACCTTTGCCAGTACCGGCACAGATCGCCGCCTTCGGGTTTGGCAATGGCAAGACAATACAGCCAACCTAGTCTTCTCCAAGGTTCGCGAGGGCATCTCCAGCATTACCCTATCCCCTGACGGCTCTCAAGTCGGCTGTGGCTTGCAAAATGGACAGGTAGAAGTTTGGGATGTCGCCAGTGGAGACCTCTGCTATCATCTCAACGCCCATTCGGGCCCCGTGCGATCGCTAGCCATCAGTGACGATGGTATATCCCTGGCCAGCAGTAGCCTGGAACGAACCTTAAAACTTTGGAAAACCGAGACTGGACATCTAGAGGGATTACGCACCGGACAAACTGATCCTCTGATTTCCCTATCACCCCACGGCGATGGCTCTTGGATTGAGTTGAATCTGCTTCAAGGTGATCCCCCAAATTGGACACACTGTCAATAA